A stretch of the Lactuca sativa cultivar Salinas chromosome 9, Lsat_Salinas_v11, whole genome shotgun sequence genome encodes the following:
- the LOC111921201 gene encoding CDT1-like protein a, chloroplastic gives MDQQSKNVEQIAMLPMADKSCSESSTPIKKLHIQSIKHLDASFMSPTPEKTNENLNIRSKKEPAKLPDKYQILSDLFNRMTTSLRLLNLQKKSPTFSNICHQVEKLTGRKFSYTHLAQMKFVLPEAIQTDKILLHNNKTLTMEPDIKVTLLFDIVEGHIEHSPYIALCHTFSSRLLKFVNTHSEGCDVPEAELPEPFNQKEIRSKSLNVDLSVEKEKLPNVEESELLNPSHLEPSFSRHFTKKDNEDTTSEKETGFSSCLDIVKDEKILVSVNGSTPMKPPLLHNGVSLLTPDLPTPKRSVATEDNKVCQKVMSSSLFTKRSLDFSNPDIEGAVVDEKSNSVSFPSGKVEEKSCLSELVETIYNIFMSANSSSVTKSELVHKILINNFDIIENGEIEDQIDDVVKKVPDWISKKVAPSGDLLYNINKGLDLKTVTEKLIM, from the exons ATGGATCAACAATCAAAAAACGTTGAACAAATTGCCATGTTACCCATGGCTGATAAATCATGCTCAGAGTCTTCAACTCCTATCAAGAAACTCCATATCCAATCAATCAAACATCTTGATGCAAGCTTCATGTCTCCAACACCAGAGAAGACAAATGAGAATCTGAACATTAGGTCCAAAAAGGAACCTGCTAAACTCCCAGATAA ATACCAAATCCTTTCAGACCTTTTTAATCGTATGACTACTTCACTGAGGCTCCTCAATCTGCAAAAAAAGTCACCTACTTTCAGTAATATATGTCATCAAGTTGAAAAACTCACAGGAAG GAAATTCTCGTATACTCATCTTGCACAGATGAAGTTTGTTCTCCCTGAAGCCATTCAGACTGATAAGATACTTTTACACAATAACAAGACTTTGACTATGGAGCCAGACATTAAAGTCACATTGCTTTTTGATATTGTAGAAGGTCATATTGAACATTCACCTTACATTGCTCTATGCCATACGTTTTCCTCTAGGCTCTTAAAGTTTGTCAATACACATTCAGAG GGTTGTGATGTACCCGAAGCTGAACTTCCAGAGCCATTTAACCAAAAAGAGATCAGATCAAAGTCTTTAAATGTGGATTTATCAGTGGAAAAAGAAAAACTACCAAATGTTGAAGAATCTGAGCTACTTAATCCTTCTCATTTGGAGCCTTCTTTCAGTAGACATTTTACAAAAAAAGACAATGAAGATACCACAAGTGAAAAAGAAACTGGTTTTAGTTCATGTTTGGATATAGTTAAAGATGAGAAAATACTTGTATCTGTTAATGGAAGCACACCAATGAAACCTCCATTGTTACATAATGGGGTATCTCTTTTAACTCCTGATTTACCAACTCCAAAGAGATCAGTGGCTACTGAAGATAACAAGGTTTGCCAGAAAGTCATGTCAAGTAGTTTATTTACAAAAAGGTCCCTGGATTTCTCAAATCCTGACATTGAAGGTGCAGTTGTGGATGAAAAAAGCAACTCTGTTAGTTTTCCTTCTGGAAAG GTTGAGGAAAAAAGTTGCTTGTCTGAACTTGTTGAGACCATTTACAACATATTCATGTCTGCAAACTCATCTTCAGTTACTAAAAGTGAACTTGTCCACAAAATCTTGATCAATAACTTTGACATCATAGAAAACG GAGAGATTGAAGATCAGATTGATGATGTTGTAAAGAAAGTACCAGATTGGATTAGTAAGAAGGTGGCTCCTAGTGGGGATCTTTTGTACAA TATCAACAAAGGGTTGGATTTGAAGACTGTTACTGAAAAGCTTATTATGTAA